AGGTTCCCATTTCTACTATTCTTATGATCCCGATAAATATGGGTTGCAAATGGGATTGAATGGACCTTTTATTGTGAAAGCAAAGGGCTCGGTCAACCAAGCGTGGACACATGGACCGCGTTATGATAAAGAGTATGTATTTCACATGAATGAACTTGATCCAGATTGGCACAAGGCCGTAGAGGGCGGCAAGGTGTATGATCGTCAAAAGTTTCATCCTCGCTTTTGGACGATTAATGGAAAGTCATTTCCTGATGTGGAGAACGATCCAGCTTCCATGGTTCATGGCCGAGTAGGGGAGAAAATTTTGGTTCGCTTGATTAACCCAGGATTCGATGAACATCCGATGCACCTTCATGGACATCATTTTCAGGTCATTGCAGAGAATGGCGTGCCGTTACCTGTGCCCATCGATAAGGACACCGTGGCTGTGGATCCAGGGGAAACCAAGGACATCCTCATTGTGTTTGACCAAAGCGGCCACTTTCCATTTCATAGTCACAAGATTCTGGATAATACGAATGATGGGGTTTATCCAGGCGGTTTACATACGATGACGCATATTGAAGAGGCAGGAAATGCGAACAGTGGCATGATTGCCTTCCAAGTTGGTAGTATGCATGCGATGGTGAATGGTGATCACGTCATGCTGGATACAGCTCCATTTCAGTTGAAAGGGGAGACTTATCTACCTTTCGAGTTGATCGCCGATCAATTCGGCGGCACCTTACAGGCGCTCGCGGAGGATCGCAGCATTACCTATAAGACGGAAAATACCGAGATGGCGTTATGGCTCATTCAAAAACAAGCCATTATGAATGGACAGCAAATCGAGCTGCCTGCTCCACTCTTGCAGGTCGAAGGAAAAGCGATGGTTCCGCTAAGTGCCATTTCAACCCTTTTATGCCCAAAGGTGAGTACAGACAGTTCCATGGGAACGATCACGATTGAGTATCAAACTGGACAGGAATGTCAGAGCCCTGAGCATGATGGGACTTCGCCTGTTGTAACGGCTGATCCGGTTGGAGCAACGTATCCAACTGCCCAAACCGTGACCTTAACGATTACGGATAACGACCCGGATGCCAAAATCTACTATACCGTGGATGGCTCCGCACCTTCGAAAGCATCTGCTTTATACACAACGCCGATTGGGATTGATAAGGATACGACTTTGAAATTTATTGGCATCGATACTTCAGGTAATACAAGCGATGTTAAAACTGAAAGCTATACGATAAAGCCTGTGCCTGAGGTTGTGGTCGATGTCTTAAACGACAGGTTCTCTTCGGCGCAAATCACAGTGAAGAAGGGCACGAAAGTTACATGGGTGCTGAAGAGTTCGATGATGCATACCGTTACCGCTTACGACATGTCATTTAACGGTACCATAGATCCGAATGGTGAAACGAGATTCAGTTATACTTTTACAGATGTCGGAACTTTTGGTTACTTTTGCATGCTGCATCCGTTTATGACGGGTTCTGTGGTCGTCGAACAATAACAGGGAAGGAGGGGACGATGAGTGAATAAGTGGAAAAGTGTATGTTTTCTGCTAGTATGTTCCGTCTTGGTCGGGCTAACCAATGAGGCTTACGCCAGCGGAAAAACGGTTTCGTTTGCTGATGTTAATTTGGAAGCCGCCGTGAGGGACAAATTGAATAAGTCTGCAGGGGATATCACAGATGATGATATGGAAGGATTGACGGACCTCGATGCGTCGAACAGAGGGATTAAGGATATAAGCGGAATTGAATATGCCATTCATCTGAAGACACTAATCCTGAATAACAATCAAATCGCAAGTATGGATGCATTCAGCAAGCTGGTTGACTTAAAGTCACTTTGGTTGATGAACAATCACATTACCTGGTTGAGCGACGTCAGCGCTTTAAGCCATCTTGAACATCTGTATTTGGCTAATAATCAAATTGACAGCTTGGCTGGATTAGAACCTTTGCTCCAATTAAAAGAGCTGAATGTAGCCGGAAACCAAATTCATGAGCTTTCGCCATTAACTGCGCTGAACAAGCTGGAATCACTCAATGTGGAAGATAACAAAATTACGGACATTTCAGGGATGGAGTCGTTAGGAAAACTGCAATGGCTTTCATTAGCGTACAATCCGGTAACCCATCTTTCACCCATTGGTGAATTAGCTCAACTGCAATATATCAATCAACGAGGCTTTGCCGTCTCATCGGATTCAAATGAGTTGCTCAAGCAATTGAAGAACCAGGGTGTAATTGTGGAGCGTGCGTTAGTGATCCCTGCCGGCGCCTATCTGTATGATGTGAATCAAGATGCTGTCTCCGATATGAATGATGTTAACGATATGATTAATTATTATCTGGATATTAACGATATGAGAAATCGCCATGCGGAATTGAAAGTCACGGGTAATGAGATCGATGCTGCGCAAATTGACGGAACCGCGTACATCTATGATATCAACCGAGATGGCGTGTTCGATAAGCAGGATATCCAAGATTTGATTCATTTTTATTTGAATTTGAATGATGCGAAAAGCAAGCATGTTGAATTTAAACTAATCGTTAAATGAAACGATGGGAGAGGAAGGGAACATTCCACATGAACCAGTTAAGGAAAATCGTGTTAGTGTCGCTTATTTTTCTTCTCTCGTTTTCCAGTCTATCCTTAGCTGCCCCCCATACAATCTCCGATGCAAATGGACATATCGTCGTGGAGGGGTTGCGGCAAGGGAATCAGGTGAAGCTGTCATTGTCCTATCAGAACCTTAGCGCGGATTTTACCGGATTTCAGGCAGAAATTCAGCTTCCGGAGCAGCTGGATGAGAAGAGCGGGATATTTAACGCGGATAACACGGTCATCCAATCCAGCGCGGCAGACAATTATGATACCACGACAAACTTGTATAAGCTGGTCGTCTTAAGTCCGGAGCTCTCCTCGCAGCCCCAAGGAAGAAGCGGGAAAATCGGAGATATCACTTTTCATTATAAAGCAGGTCAAGAAAGAGATGAGCTCAGCTTTATGCTGAAGAGCATTCGCGTATACGGCGGATGGAATCCAATCATCTCCAAGCAAAATGAGGAGTTTCAAATGTCCGGCTCTGTACCTTCCGAGGAGCTTCAACTCTTTATTGACAAGAACACTGAGCTCGCGGAGCCTGGTGAAGTATTCAGTCTGGTTATTAAGGCAGAGGCAGATGACCTTTATGGGTTTGACATTTATTTGGATTACAATCCAGCGCTTGTACAGTTGGAAGGATCGCCGAATCTGCATGGAGATTTTGGGGTTCTGAACCATACGGCTTCGCTATTCTATAGTGACCAAGATGGGAAAATGAGAATCATTGGTACTCGATTAGCTGTTGAACAAGGGGTAAACGGTAAAGTCGGCTTAGTTGAACTGAAATTTAAAGCGAAAGACGGGCATGGCTTATCGCGCTTTGTCATCGGTCAGGGTAGCAAGTTTTCCGACTCAAACGGCGGCATCCAAAGCCCAGCAGCAGATTATGCGGGCAGTGTTGCTCTTGCCAACCCGGATATCAATGGGGATGGCCATCTGGCTGTTAATGATCTGATTCGGATCGCTCAAGCGAACGGTAAAGCTTCCGCCGACAGCGGATTTGATGAGCGCCTTGACATGAATCTGGATGGCAAAATCAATGTTTTGGATATTGCCTATGTGGCTTATAAATTATTGAAATAGCGGGAGGCTTTTATTGAAATGGCAAGAAAAACATTTTGGTTCATGACGGGCGCTATAGCGCTGCTGGTTGCAGTTGTCGGTATAGGGCAATGGAAAGGTATAGAAACGACATGGGCTGATTCACAAATAAACGGCCCTAATGAAATTACAGGAAGCAGCAGTGAAGCGATCGCTGAATTAAAGCGCGTTATTCATTCTGACGATCAAAACTTTGTGTACTTGTATAAATCAAATTGCGGGCACTGCACCAAGCTAGAGCCCGTCATTTCAGCTGCTGCCGAGAAAAAGGGCGTTAAGCTGTATCGTTTTAATTTGACGAATTATGGCGGCGCACTGGACTTGAAAAATGAAAAGGGATTGCCGCTTGTCCATTTCTATAAGGAGCTTCCTGCCGTAGCGTATTACAATAAAGGCTGGCTAATCGCATGGATTGAAGGCGATGAGAGCGACAAGAAATACGAGGAGTTCTATGAACATTTCCAGTTTGGAGATGACGATGGACATGATAATGGGAAAGGACACAAACATGGGGATGGGCATGAACACGCGGATATGAAATGAGAATCAACCATTCAATCTCATTGTCGTGATTTTTGTGACGAAACTTGGAATAAATTGCCGGATCCCTCTCCTTTTGATACAATATGTATCAAAAGGAGAGGGATCCCCGAAAGTTTCGAGTTCTATATTTTACGTTAATGGATTGGATCATAAGCTTGTGGTGCTGTGGGAATTGAAAAAATTACAAAAGGAGTGGGGAAATCCAAATCAGATGGAGACCATTTTTTTAGATAAACCTCGCTTCCTATCAGCCGTACAAGTTCGTTCTGAGCACTTGGCAGAGTATTCTTTTTCTTCCAACCCACACACAGAAATCTTTTTACTTCAAGAAGGGCGTGGTGAGCTTTATAATGGCGGCCAAATGCAATCGATTCTTGAAGGGGATTTACTTGTCATTCATCCGGACACGGAATATGGTATGCGACCAACTACGGGTACATCCTTTCGGGGTATATTAATTTCGATTTCTGGGGTATTCATTTCAGGCTTGCCGGAAGGTCGGTTGCTTGATCAGGATGCGCTGCCGTTATTAAGAATGGAGACAGAGTTCGACAACTTTAATCGATTTTTTTCGGATATCTATAAGGAAGCATGCACACCTGCAATAGGGTCTTCGGAGATTATCGCTTCTTTGCTTCAAACCTTTCTCATTATGCTATTTCGATTTACGGACCACAGACCGCGTTCGACATCGATTTCTATTCCACAAATTGTAAAGGCTTACATTGAAGAAAATTATGTCAGGGATCTCTCCTTAAATGATTTAGCAAGCGTTGTTTATGTAAGCCCGTATCATTTGGCTCATTTATTTAAAGTGGAAATCGGCATTTCACCTATCCAATATTTGATTAAATGCAGAATTGATAAAGCGAAAAGATTGCTAACGGGGACGACTCTTTCCGTACAGGATATCTCCTTGCAGGTCGGGTACCCGAATTCTAATTATTTTAATCTCCTGTTTAAGAAAACAACGGGCGAATCACCCGGGAAGTTTAGAAAGCAATCCTAGCCCAACCTTCGGTGGCTTACTCTCTGATAATTGGGCTAGGGTGGTGAGAGCAAGATGAATATAGAGGATGTGGATGGATGCTCCTGGATATGCAAAATATTAACAAGTCATTTTTTGGGGTTAAAGTACTGGATGGCGTTAATTTTCATCTGGGGCATGGAGAAGTGCATGCGTTGATTGGCGGCAACGGAGCCGGCAAATCGACATTGGTGAAAATGATTTCTGGCTTTCATCAACCCGATGAAGGCGAAATTAGCATCGAGGGTAAACGGGTTCATATAAACTCGTCCATTGAAGCGCAGCAATTAGGTGTGTCGATCATTTATCAGGATCCAGCGCTCGTTCAAGACATGAGTATTGCTGAGAACATATTCCTGGGTGTGGAGCCGAGAGTTTTTGGACTATTTGCTAACCATCGCAAGATGAAAAGGGATGCAAAGGTCATTATGAAGTCGTTAGGCTATATTCATCACCCTGGCACTCTGGTCCGCCATCTATCGCTTAGCGAGCAGCATGCTGTTGCGATCGCAAAAGCAATTTCAAAGCGTGCGCGCATTTTAATTATGGATGAACCTACGGCAAGCTTAACGGATATGGAAAGAGAACGTTTATTTCTACTGATCCGTTCTTTTAAGGAAGAAGGCATTGGCATTATCTATATTACACACCGCTTGGAGGAGCTGCACAACATCTGTGATCGGATTACCATTCTACGTGATGGTAAACACGTGATTACGCGCGATTTGAAAGGATTAGGCGAGAATGATGTTATTCGGTTTATGCTTGGCAGAGAGCTGAAATATTTATTCCCACAGGTCACGCATGAGAAAGGAAAAGAGCTTCTCAGTGTGAAGGGGCTTACCCGCAAGCCCTGGTTTAATAATATACAATTTCAGCTGTATGAGGGAGAAATTCTTGGATTTGCCGGTTTGGTCGGTTCGGGAAGAACAGAGCTCGCGAAGACGATTTTCGGAGAGCTAAAAAGGGATTCCGGCGAGGTGATCTGGAAGGGAAAGGAAGTTCGTTTTCGTGGCCCGCGCGAAGCGATCCAGCATCGTTTTGGTTTCGTGAATCGGGATCGATTAGGTAAAGGATTGTTTCCGGATATGAATATTTCCCAAAACTTGACCATATCAGGTCTGGATCATTTACATAAATGGCAGTTTCTTCTGTTTAAAGAGGAGCAAGACAAAGCTCTGGATGCGATCCTTCAATTGAGCATCAACATCCAAGGGCCGGACCAGAAGGTAAAGTACCTTAGCGGCGGAAATCAGCAAAAGGTTACCCTAGGCAGATGGCTGGTTGCGGATTGTGACTTATACTTCCTGGACGAACCTACCCAAAGTATTGACGTAGGCGCTAAAACCGAAATGTATGCCTCTATCCATGATCTTGTGGAAGCAGGCAAAGGAATGATCATCATTTCCTCGGATTTATCAGAGCTGCTCGGCATCTGTACTCGTATTTTAGTCATGCATGAAGGCCATATTGTGGATGAAATGACGCGTATGGAAGCAACGGAGGAAAGAATTACCCAATCAGCATCAGGGATGACAGGTACACCTAGATCGGAGGCACAAGAAATTGAATAAGAGATACGGCTTGCCTTTGAGAGTTAATCAACCGGGACTGGCCTGGAGGTTCATACAGAAGAACCATGTCTTTCTCATTATCGTCGTTTTTTTTGTTATCGCTTCTGTGACGAGTGATTACTTCCTTTCCTGGGAAAATCTGATGAACCTGTTTCGTCAGGCATCGGTTGTCGGCATGATTGCGCTCGGCGTCCATTTCGTTATTTTACTAGGTATGGTCGACTTTTCAGTAGGTTCGATTCTAGTCTTCTCGGGATCCATCATTATGGTTTTACAAGGTATTGATGGATTTGGCATTTGGTTATCCAGTATTGCAGGTGTTATAGCGGGAATGCTTCTTGGTCTCTTGAACGGGGTGATTGTCGTCTATGGGAAGGTCCCTTCTTTTATTACGACCTTAGGGATGATGTTTGCCGTTCGATCCATTTCACTTTGGTACGCTTCCGGCGGTGCCCTGCAAGGCAAGTATAGCCAGTATACATCTCTAGGACATGGCTATACATTAGGGATTCCAAATATTTTATTCCCGCTTATTCTTGCCGCGATTTTGGCCCATATCGTGTTAACACGCACCCTATTGGGCAGGTACATTTATGCGGTTGGCAACAATCGGATTGCAGCCTTTTTATCCGGTACACCTATGCACTGGGTGACGATCATAGCCTTTGGCATTAGCGGATTGGCGGCAGGAGTCGGAGCTATTCTGGAGACCTCAAGGCTGAACTCCATTTCTACGTCATCCTCAGCAACTACCTATGAGTTGGATGTGATTGCAGCCATTGTGATTGGTGGCGCCAATTTATCGGGCGGAAAAGGGACAATCTGGGGCACCGCTTGCGGTGTGCTCATTCTAAGTATGATTAGCAACTACATGAATCTTGAAAATGTGTCGCCTTATCTACAAGGCATTCTTAAGGGCATCCTCATGCTGGCCGTCTTGTACAAGCAAAAGAAAATGGATTAGAAACGCCTGTGATTCCGCAGGAAAGTGAAGTTTTAACATCGTTTTATTCATTGTTGCCAAGGTTCAAAACCTCTATCATCAAAGTATGGATGGTGAGAAGAGGAGGAGAAACATGGGATGCTGGTAATGAAAAATATTAGTAAAACTTTCAATGGCATGAGCGCGCTTGATAACGTGAATTTGGTGTTAAAACGGGGCGAAGTTCTCGCATTAGTGGGAGAGAATGGCGCAGGCAAATCTACCCTGATGAAAATACTCGCGGGCATTCATGAACCGGATGAAGGAGAAATTCTGCTAGATGGAAAACAGGTGAAAATCCATTCACCTACGAGTTCTCAGAAGCTGGGAATCGGTATTATTCATCAGGAATTGAATTTAATCTCTCATATGACGGTTGCAGAGAATGTGTTTTTGGGGAGAGAGCCTCGCAAGTTGGGCGTATTCACGGATAAGGAAAGCATGGTAGCTGAAACGCGGCAGCTCCTGGAAAGCTTTCATTTGGACCTGGACCCCAACGCAAAGATTCATTCATTAAGTATAGGTCAACAACAAATTGTTGAAATTGTGAAAGCGTTATCACTTGACGCAAGCATCCTCATTATGGATGAACCCACAGCCGTACTTGAGGAAAGAGAAAGCGCCCGGCTATTTGAACTGATCCGCAAGTTTAAAGCAAGAGGCACCTCCATTATCTATATCTCGCATCGCTTGAACGAGTTGCGCCTGTTCTGTGACACCGTAACCGTTATGCGCGATGGACAGAATGTAGCGGCATTACCGATGTCAGAACTAACCGAACGTTCGATAGCTAATCTCATGGTAGGCCGTGAATTGAATGAATTGTTCCCATCCAAAGCTTCTAAATTCGGTGAAGAAGTATTGAAGGTAGAGAATTTGTCACTTAAGCCTTATTTCAATAATGTGAATTTCAGCGTACGCAAAGGTGAAGTTGTAGGCTTCTCGGGGCTGGTTGGCGCAGGTAGAACGGAATTGGCGCGTACTTTATTCGGCGATTGGAAGCCGGACACGGGAAGGATGTATTGGAAAGGAAAACAGGTCCATTTGCGTAATCCCGTAGACGCGGTTGCGTTGGGGTTTGGCTTCGCAACAGAGGATAGAAAACAGTCCGGGTTATTTCTAGATATGAGTATTACGCAAAATATTACAATCGCAGTTCCGAAAAAAGTGAGCAAATGGCAGGTGATTAACCGAAAAACCGAGGATCAAACCGTAGACCGGAAGGTGAAGGAATTAAATATTAAAGTAAATAAAGTAACCCAGCCTGTGAAGAGCCTGAGCGGCGGTAATCAGCAAAAAGTAGTCATCGCCAAGTGGTTGGCAACGGACTGTGAACTCTTCATCCTGGATGAGCCGACTCGAGGCATTGATGTAGGAGCCAAGAGTGAAATCTATCATCTCATCTCGCGATTTGCGGCGGAAGGAAAAGCAGTCATTGTCATCTCATCGGAATTACCAGAGCTTCTTGGATTATGTAACCGTATTCTAGTCATGCATCGAGGGACTATTCATGGAGAATTAGATCATACAGAAGCCAATGAACAAAAAATAATGGCATTAGCAGCCGGAATAGCGGAGGGAATGTAGTGGCAAAAGTAGTTGATTTGAGTGCACCCCCCACCTCTAAAAACAGATTTGGGGTAAAAGTAATTTGGGAACAATATAGTGTCATTTTTGCTTTTATTGTTCTTGTTGTGTTGGCCTCTGTTTTAAGTGAGCATTTCCTCAGTGTAGCAAACATTACCAATGTACTAAGACAAATTTCAATCGTAGGCATTATATCTGTAGGCATGACGTTTGTCATTATTTTAGGAGGCATTGATTTATCCGTCGGTTCCATCCTGGCGCTATCCGGTATGGTGATTATGGCTGCACAGGTCACTTACCATCTGCCGATTGGTATCTCGATTTTGCTGGGCTTGGCGATGGGGATTATACTCGGCCTCATTAACGGATTTATGATTACCTATGGCAAAATCACAGCATTTATCGCCACGCTCGCTATGATGACTATTGCGAGGTCACTCGCACTTTATTATGCGGATGCAGGCGCGATATCAGGGATGAATTCAAACTATGCAAAAATTGGTAACGGATATTTACTCGGAATTCCTTATCCTGTGTTGATCTTCGCGTTTATTGTACTCATATCCTTTGTCGTATTAGAAAAGACAGTCTTCGGCAGACATATTTATGCCGTAGGCGGCAACAGACAGTCAGCACGTTTATCGGCAATTTCGGTCATACGTGTGACGATCATTTCTTACATGATTTGTGGATTCACCGCGGCTATTGGTTCGATCATAGAAACCTCACGCTTAAATTCAATTTCGACTTCAAGCTCGGGGAACATGTATGAGTTGGATGCGATAGCTGCTGTAATCATAGGTGGGGCTAGCCTATCCGGAGGGCGGGGCCGCATCATTGGTACATTATTTGGTGTTCTGATCTTAGGTGTTTTGAGTAATGTCATGAATTTGCTTAATATTTCACCCTATCTGCAGGGGGTGGTCAAAGGGCTGATTATTATAGCGGCCGTTATGCTGCAAAAGAAAGAATAGCAAGCTATTCAAAATATATTCTCAGGAGGTCTACTATGTTAAAGAAAAAATGGTTTCATACCGTAGTTGTCATGATTAGCTTAACAGGTGTATTAGCGGGTTGTACGACATCGGATAAAGTGGCATCTACAACAACGGAGCCTGCGGAAAAAGCGACTGAAACGCAGAGTGTGACTGCCGCTGGCGGCGAATATACGTTAGGAATTTCGGTGCCTTCGGCCGACCACGGATGGATGGGCGCTCTCGTAGCGAATGCGAAGGCGGAAGCACAGAAGCACAAAAACGTGAAGCTTATTATGTATACGGCGAGTGATCCTGCTAAGCAGACCTCGGATATTGAGGATTTGATCA
Above is a genomic segment from Paenibacillus sp. HWE-109 containing:
- a CDS encoding sugar ABC transporter ATP-binding protein — translated: MLVMKNISKTFNGMSALDNVNLVLKRGEVLALVGENGAGKSTLMKILAGIHEPDEGEILLDGKQVKIHSPTSSQKLGIGIIHQELNLISHMTVAENVFLGREPRKLGVFTDKESMVAETRQLLESFHLDLDPNAKIHSLSIGQQQIVEIVKALSLDASILIMDEPTAVLEERESARLFELIRKFKARGTSIIYISHRLNELRLFCDTVTVMRDGQNVAALPMSELTERSIANLMVGRELNELFPSKASKFGEEVLKVENLSLKPYFNNVNFSVRKGEVVGFSGLVGAGRTELARTLFGDWKPDTGRMYWKGKQVHLRNPVDAVALGFGFATEDRKQSGLFLDMSITQNITIAVPKKVSKWQVINRKTEDQTVDRKVKELNIKVNKVTQPVKSLSGGNQQKVVIAKWLATDCELFILDEPTRGIDVGAKSEIYHLISRFAAEGKAVIVISSELPELLGLCNRILVMHRGTIHGELDHTEANEQKIMALAAGIAEGM
- a CDS encoding ABC transporter permease; translated protein: MAKVVDLSAPPTSKNRFGVKVIWEQYSVIFAFIVLVVLASVLSEHFLSVANITNVLRQISIVGIISVGMTFVIILGGIDLSVGSILALSGMVIMAAQVTYHLPIGISILLGLAMGIILGLINGFMITYGKITAFIATLAMMTIARSLALYYADAGAISGMNSNYAKIGNGYLLGIPYPVLIFAFIVLISFVVLEKTVFGRHIYAVGGNRQSARLSAISVIRVTIISYMICGFTAAIGSIIETSRLNSISTSSSGNMYELDAIAAVIIGGASLSGGRGRIIGTLFGVLILGVLSNVMNLLNISPYLQGVVKGLIIIAAVMLQKKE
- a CDS encoding leucine-rich repeat domain-containing protein, which gives rise to MNKWKSVCFLLVCSVLVGLTNEAYASGKTVSFADVNLEAAVRDKLNKSAGDITDDDMEGLTDLDASNRGIKDISGIEYAIHLKTLILNNNQIASMDAFSKLVDLKSLWLMNNHITWLSDVSALSHLEHLYLANNQIDSLAGLEPLLQLKELNVAGNQIHELSPLTALNKLESLNVEDNKITDISGMESLGKLQWLSLAYNPVTHLSPIGELAQLQYINQRGFAVSSDSNELLKQLKNQGVIVERALVIPAGAYLYDVNQDAVSDMNDVNDMINYYLDINDMRNRHAELKVTGNEIDAAQIDGTAYIYDINRDGVFDKQDIQDLIHFYLNLNDAKSKHVEFKLIVK
- a CDS encoding thioredoxin family protein; this encodes MARKTFWFMTGAIALLVAVVGIGQWKGIETTWADSQINGPNEITGSSSEAIAELKRVIHSDDQNFVYLYKSNCGHCTKLEPVISAAAEKKGVKLYRFNLTNYGGALDLKNEKGLPLVHFYKELPAVAYYNKGWLIAWIEGDESDKKYEEFYEHFQFGDDDGHDNGKGHKHGDGHEHADMK
- a CDS encoding chitobiase/beta-hexosaminidase C-terminal domain-containing protein — its product is MIRIASIRLGFIFIALFTLFVVTTTVAHAGTVKKIQLYATDGNKTLADGNQVYIWGYSLQNKPGTAVFPGPKIEVEEGDSVEVTVTNIGPQKGGADFQVHTLYVVGVDDQAKASPALSVGQSDTRLIHADQAGSHFYYSYDPDKYGLQMGLNGPFIVKAKGSVNQAWTHGPRYDKEYVFHMNELDPDWHKAVEGGKVYDRQKFHPRFWTINGKSFPDVENDPASMVHGRVGEKILVRLINPGFDEHPMHLHGHHFQVIAENGVPLPVPIDKDTVAVDPGETKDILIVFDQSGHFPFHSHKILDNTNDGVYPGGLHTMTHIEEAGNANSGMIAFQVGSMHAMVNGDHVMLDTAPFQLKGETYLPFELIADQFGGTLQALAEDRSITYKTENTEMALWLIQKQAIMNGQQIELPAPLLQVEGKAMVPLSAISTLLCPKVSTDSSMGTITIEYQTGQECQSPEHDGTSPVVTADPVGATYPTAQTVTLTITDNDPDAKIYYTVDGSAPSKASALYTTPIGIDKDTTLKFIGIDTSGNTSDVKTESYTIKPVPEVVVDVLNDRFSSAQITVKKGTKVTWVLKSSMMHTVTAYDMSFNGTIDPNGETRFSYTFTDVGTFGYFCMLHPFMTGSVVVEQ
- a CDS encoding helix-turn-helix transcriptional regulator, with the translated sequence MKKLQKEWGNPNQMETIFLDKPRFLSAVQVRSEHLAEYSFSSNPHTEIFLLQEGRGELYNGGQMQSILEGDLLVIHPDTEYGMRPTTGTSFRGILISISGVFISGLPEGRLLDQDALPLLRMETEFDNFNRFFSDIYKEACTPAIGSSEIIASLLQTFLIMLFRFTDHRPRSTSISIPQIVKAYIEENYVRDLSLNDLASVVYVSPYHLAHLFKVEIGISPIQYLIKCRIDKAKRLLTGTTLSVQDISLQVGYPNSNYFNLLFKKTTGESPGKFRKQS
- a CDS encoding cohesin domain-containing protein encodes the protein MNQLRKIVLVSLIFLLSFSSLSLAAPHTISDANGHIVVEGLRQGNQVKLSLSYQNLSADFTGFQAEIQLPEQLDEKSGIFNADNTVIQSSAADNYDTTTNLYKLVVLSPELSSQPQGRSGKIGDITFHYKAGQERDELSFMLKSIRVYGGWNPIISKQNEEFQMSGSVPSEELQLFIDKNTELAEPGEVFSLVIKAEADDLYGFDIYLDYNPALVQLEGSPNLHGDFGVLNHTASLFYSDQDGKMRIIGTRLAVEQGVNGKVGLVELKFKAKDGHGLSRFVIGQGSKFSDSNGGIQSPAADYAGSVALANPDINGDGHLAVNDLIRIAQANGKASADSGFDERLDMNLDGKINVLDIAYVAYKLLK
- a CDS encoding ABC transporter permease; its protein translation is MNKRYGLPLRVNQPGLAWRFIQKNHVFLIIVVFFVIASVTSDYFLSWENLMNLFRQASVVGMIALGVHFVILLGMVDFSVGSILVFSGSIIMVLQGIDGFGIWLSSIAGVIAGMLLGLLNGVIVVYGKVPSFITTLGMMFAVRSISLWYASGGALQGKYSQYTSLGHGYTLGIPNILFPLILAAILAHIVLTRTLLGRYIYAVGNNRIAAFLSGTPMHWVTIIAFGISGLAAGVGAILETSRLNSISTSSSATTYELDVIAAIVIGGANLSGGKGTIWGTACGVLILSMISNYMNLENVSPYLQGILKGILMLAVLYKQKKMD
- a CDS encoding sugar ABC transporter ATP-binding protein produces the protein MQNINKSFFGVKVLDGVNFHLGHGEVHALIGGNGAGKSTLVKMISGFHQPDEGEISIEGKRVHINSSIEAQQLGVSIIYQDPALVQDMSIAENIFLGVEPRVFGLFANHRKMKRDAKVIMKSLGYIHHPGTLVRHLSLSEQHAVAIAKAISKRARILIMDEPTASLTDMERERLFLLIRSFKEEGIGIIYITHRLEELHNICDRITILRDGKHVITRDLKGLGENDVIRFMLGRELKYLFPQVTHEKGKELLSVKGLTRKPWFNNIQFQLYEGEILGFAGLVGSGRTELAKTIFGELKRDSGEVIWKGKEVRFRGPREAIQHRFGFVNRDRLGKGLFPDMNISQNLTISGLDHLHKWQFLLFKEEQDKALDAILQLSINIQGPDQKVKYLSGGNQQKVTLGRWLVADCDLYFLDEPTQSIDVGAKTEMYASIHDLVEAGKGMIIISSDLSELLGICTRILVMHEGHIVDEMTRMEATEERITQSASGMTGTPRSEAQEIE